Proteins co-encoded in one Theileria equi strain WA chromosome 3, complete sequence genomic window:
- a CDS encoding AMMECR1 domain-containing protein (encoded by transcript BEWA_005230A), with protein sequence MVSAIDELINDVDSSICAVCFDVLEEALNNANPNSRDSLNKLISNDITCPLFVTWMTKSNDGLDEDLRGCIGTLEPVKIEHLRRYAYMSAFNDDRFAPISSHELESLICKVSILHSYEDCNGCEDWTIGTHGIIVNFVYNKKRYSATYLPEVALEHNMSKSTAINQLIRKSGYRFSITDDLLASLKVTRYQSKKIQMDYSEYKNLEN encoded by the exons ATGGTTTCTGCTATTGATGAACTTATCAACGATGTTGACAGCTCTATCTGCGCAGTTTGCTTTGATGTCTTGGAAGAAGCCTTAAAC AATGCCAATCCAAACTCTCGCGATAGCCTAAACAAGTTAATTTCTAATGACATAACTTGTCCTCTTTTTGTAACCTGGATGACTAAGTCCAATGATGG GTTGGATGAAGATTTGAGAGGTTGCATAGGTACGCTAGAGCCTGTAAAGATAGAACACCTAA GACGTTATGCATACATGAGTGCATTTAACGATGATAGATTCGCTCCAATCAGTTCACATGAGTTGGAATCCCTTATATGCAAGGTTTCTATCTTGCACTCATATGAG GATTGTAATGGCTGTGAAGATTGGACGATAGGCACTCACGGTATCATAGTAAACTTTGTTTATAATAAGAAACG GTATTCGGCCACTTATCTACCGGAAGTTGCACTAGAACATAACATGAGCAAAAGCACTGCAATAAACCAACTT ATAAGGAAAAGTGGTTACCGTTTTTCTATTACGGATGATTTGTTGGCGTCATTAAAA GTAACACGTTATCAATCCAAAAAGATTCAGATGGATTATTCCGAATATAAAAACCTAGAAAACTAG